In Streptomyces pluripotens, the genomic window GCACACAGCCGTATCAGCGCCGGCGAACGGGTCTGGGTCAAAGTGCGCTGGACGGCGGCCGACGGCTCCGCCCACACCGGCCGGGCCCGGGTGGCCCCCGGCAGCAAGGCGGGCACCCTCGTCACCGTCTGGACCGATGAGGCGGGACGTCTCGGCAGCCGGCCCGCCTCCGCCTCCGAGGGAGCCCTCCGGGCCGCCCTGTTGGGCGGACTGGCCGGTGTGAGCTGCGCCGCCGTGCCTCTGGCCGGGGGCCTGGCCCTGCGCGGTCGGTTGGAGCGCCGACGGATGGACGCCTGGGCCGCGGAATGGGCCTGGCTCGGTCCGCGCTGGGGCCGGAGGGTCTGACCGCGTGGTGGGGCCGGACGACTGGGTGTGCCCCGGCCCGGCGGGCCGGTGCCCCGGCCGTCCGGCACTCTGTTCCGACGCTCTGCGTGGTCAGGGCTCCGAGTGGCTGCCCGGCCGTGGCCCTGCGCTGCCGTAGTACCTCGACCGTGCCGGCCGTACCGCGGTGAGCGCGGTCCCCGGCGGCCTGTCACCTGCCGGGGAGGACAGCGGCGGAGGATCAGTCCAGGCTGGGCAGGGCCCGCTGCAGGATCGCATCCTGGTCGGTTCCGGCGGGCAGCGTGCCGAAGGAGTGGCCCCAGTCGCCACCCAACCGGGTGGCGCAGAAGGCGTCCGCGACCGGATGCGGGGCGTACCGGACGAGCAGCGAGGCCTGGAGTGCGAGGGCCATGCGCTCGACCAGCCGGCGGGCGCCCGCCTGATCGGTTCCGGCCAGCTGGTTCTGCAGCGCGGCCACCGCCGCGTCCAGCCGGGCGTCGGCCCCGCGGGCGAGGGCGAGCTCGGCGAACAGGGCCTCGGTGGTGTCCGGTTCACGGCTCAGGGCGCGCAGCACATCGAGCGCGTTGACGTTCCCCGAGCCTTCCCAGATCGACAGCAGCGGAGCCTCCCGGTAGTGCCGGGGCATGCCGGACTCCTCCACGTACCCGTTGCCGCCGAGGCACTCCAGTGCCTCGGCGGTGAACGCC contains:
- a CDS encoding Rv1733c family protein gives rise to the protein MPLKAFRGPKVWLWRWRRNPLKRRTDVAEAWLVLGTWLLTVLTGVLAGLAAVRSAEQGLARERATWRPAVAQVVEPVPGGSPAHSRISAGERVWVKVRWTAADGSAHTGRARVAPGSKAGTLVTVWTDEAGRLGSRPASASEGALRAALLGGLAGVSCAAVPLAGGLALRGRLERRRMDAWAAEWAWLGPRWGRRV